CCCCTCTCCATCGCGCCCCTCGATCCACCCGGCCCGCCGCCGACGCCCCCGATGCCCCCACTCCCCCCACCGGCGCTCCACCGCGACCCCCGCGTGATCCAGCGGCTGATGCCCGTGTGGGAGTGGTTCTACCGCCACTACTTCCGGGTGCGCACCAGTGGCTGGGAGCACATCCCCAGCCAGGGGCAGGTGCTGCTGGTGGGCTCCCACAACGGCGGTCTGGCAACGCCCGATCTGCCCATGTTCCTGGTGGACTGGGTGCGGCGCTACGGCGTGGAGCGGGAGGTGTACGGCCTGGCCCACGTCAAGCTGTGGAGCGCCTTCCCCCGCCTCGCCGCGCTGGCGGCCCGGGTGGGCGCCGTGCCCTTCCACCCGCGCCAGGCCCTGGCCGTGCTGGGGCAGGGCCACAGCCTGCTGGTGTACCCCGGCGGCGGCGAGGATGCCTTCCGGCCGCATCGCCAGCGGGATCGGATCCATTTCGGCGGGCGCACCGGCTTCATCCGCCTGGCCCTGTGGCGGGAACTGCCGTTGATCCCGCTGATCTCCTGGGGCGCCCACGACACCCTGCTGGTGCTGGACGACTGCACCGCCCAGGCCCGGCGCCTCCACGACCTGGGCATGCCCTGGCTGCTGGGCATCGACCCGGAGGTCGTTCCCCTCTATCTCGGCCTGCCGTGGGGGCTCGGCGTGGGTCCGCTGCCCAACCTGCCCCTGCCCGTGCCGATCCACACGCGGGTGTGCGCACCGGTGGTGTTCCCGCGAACCGGCTATGCCGCCAGCCGCGACCGGAGCTACGTGCGAGCCTGCTACCAGCAGGTGGTGGCCCACATGCAGGCCGAACTGGATCGGCTGGCGCAGACCGTCCGCCAGGGTGGGGGCGTGTGCAGCTGGTGATGCCGCTGGAGGCGATGAACGCGCAGCTGCCCCAGCTGAAGGCGAGGTGGACCGCCGGGGGCGACACCGAGGCGGCACTGCAGGAACTGCAGGCCCTGGCGTCCCGGGTCTGGAGCGTCTCGATCGCCAAGTACGAACCGGTGAGCTTCACGCCCCTGCCCAGCCCGTGGGCGGGCCCTGAGCAACGTTCTGCACTCAGCAGAGCAGCACCGGATCCCCCAGCGCCACCGAGCCGGGCTGCAGCACCGAGAGGCGCATCCCCGCCACCACCTGGTTGTGGCGCGCCGTGGCCCGCAGGATCTCGATCTCCTGGGGCAGGTCGCCCTGGGCGAGGGTGGTGACCACGCAGCGGGGGCAGCCGCCGTCCACCCGAAGCAGCACCTCACGGCCCAGCCGCAGGGTATGGCCGCTCCAGGCCTCCTCCACGAACCCCTCGGCCGGGCCGCTGGGGCGGATCAGCAG
This portion of the Cyanobium sp. NIES-981 genome encodes:
- a CDS encoding lysophospholipid acyltransferase family protein, giving the protein MPPLPPPALHRDPRVIQRLMPVWEWFYRHYFRVRTSGWEHIPSQGQVLLVGSHNGGLATPDLPMFLVDWVRRYGVEREVYGLAHVKLWSAFPRLAALAARVGAVPFHPRQALAVLGQGHSLLVYPGGGEDAFRPHRQRDRIHFGGRTGFIRLALWRELPLIPLISWGAHDTLLVLDDCTAQARRLHDLGMPWLLGIDPEVVPLYLGLPWGLGVGPLPNLPLPVPIHTRVCAPVVFPRTGYAASRDRSYVRACYQQVVAHMQAELDRLAQTVRQGGGVCSW